A genomic stretch from Sporocytophaga myxococcoides includes:
- a CDS encoding circularly permuted type 2 ATP-grasp protein, giving the protein MKDSIQLSDNSVFSSYNLEKNLYDEVFDQTGKVKKYYQKVLSLFNKLTLQDLKKLNEFARASFFNQGVTFAVYSDNMKGVERIFPFDLFPRIITLKEWENLEKGIIQRNRAINMFLYDIYHDRKVLKDKIVPSELIFSSNYYLKEMIGFTPPGKVYTHISGTDLIKHKDGEYYVLEDNLRCPSGVSYVLSNREAMKRTLSKVFSSYNIKPVHDYPEQLLSMIQSVAPEGVDNPTCVVLTPGMYNSAYYEHSFLAQSMGIQLVEGRDLYVDKNFVYMKTLHGAKRIDVIYRRIDDDFIDPLCFRADSVLGIPGLMGCYREGNVTIINAPGTGAVDDKAVYTYIPDIIKYYLSEEPILKNVHTYRCELEEDFKYVMENMENLVVKPVDESGGYGIFMGHKSTAEQRKEFQERIKKNPRKYIAQPIMSLSVHSTFIEESEFFEPRHIDLRSFCLMGKNKDFVLKGGLSRVALKKGSLIVNSSQGGGSKDTWVLEG; this is encoded by the coding sequence ATGAAAGACAGCATCCAACTCAGCGACAATTCAGTTTTCTCCTCCTATAATTTGGAGAAAAACCTTTATGATGAGGTCTTCGACCAAACCGGTAAGGTAAAAAAGTACTACCAGAAAGTTTTATCTTTATTTAATAAACTTACATTACAAGACTTAAAGAAGCTGAATGAATTTGCGAGGGCTTCCTTTTTCAATCAGGGAGTTACTTTTGCTGTCTATTCGGATAACATGAAAGGTGTTGAACGAATATTCCCCTTTGACTTATTTCCGAGAATCATAACTTTAAAAGAATGGGAAAACCTTGAAAAAGGTATTATTCAAAGAAACAGGGCTATCAATATGTTTCTTTATGACATTTACCATGACAGAAAGGTTTTGAAAGATAAAATCGTTCCCTCCGAACTTATATTTTCATCCAATTACTACCTTAAGGAAATGATTGGATTTACCCCGCCGGGTAAAGTTTATACACACATTTCCGGAACCGATTTAATTAAACACAAAGACGGAGAATATTATGTCTTGGAAGATAATCTTCGTTGTCCTTCAGGTGTAAGCTATGTCCTGTCTAACAGGGAGGCTATGAAAAGAACCTTGTCCAAGGTATTCTCAAGCTATAATATAAAACCCGTTCACGATTATCCGGAACAGCTTTTATCCATGATCCAATCGGTAGCCCCGGAAGGAGTAGACAATCCCACCTGCGTCGTACTCACTCCCGGAATGTATAATTCAGCGTACTATGAGCATTCATTCCTTGCTCAAAGCATGGGGATACAACTTGTTGAAGGAAGAGACCTTTATGTTGACAAAAATTTTGTCTATATGAAGACACTGCACGGCGCTAAAAGAATCGATGTAATCTACAGACGTATAGATGATGACTTTATAGATCCTCTTTGCTTCAGAGCAGATTCGGTACTCGGAATTCCAGGACTAATGGGCTGCTACAGAGAAGGAAATGTTACTATCATCAATGCACCAGGCACAGGAGCTGTAGATGACAAAGCTGTCTATACTTACATTCCGGACATTATCAAATATTATCTTTCCGAAGAACCAATATTAAAAAATGTACACACCTATCGGTGTGAGTTGGAAGAGGACTTTAAGTATGTTATGGAAAACATGGAAAATCTTGTAGTTAAACCAGTGGACGAATCGGGAGGATATGGCATATTCATGGGCCATAAATCCACAGCAGAACAGAGAAAGGAGTTTCAGGAAAGAATTAAAAAGAATCCTAGAAAGTATATAGCTCAGCCCATCATGTCTTTGTCTGTTCATTCAACTTTTATTGAAGAGTCTGAGTTTTTTGAGCCAAGACATATCGACCTTAGAAGCTTTTGCCTGATGGGTAAAAATAAGGATTTTGTTCTTAAAGGTGGATTATCAAGAGTAGCTTTAAAAAAGGGAAGCCTTATTGTAAACTCCTCACAAGGTGGAGGCTCCAAAGACACCTGGGTATTAGAAGGTTAA
- a CDS encoding SDR family oxidoreductase, with protein sequence MTQKTVVITGVSSGIGNATAKLYLSKGYRVFGSVRNVNDAQKLKALLGFDFYPLIMDVCQLDEIEKCAEVVRKELNGKPLDCLINNAGMALAGPLEYQNIQEIQNIFDVNVIGLIKATRAFLPMLKVRDFNTNRAGKVINISSVAGKISAPFLGAYASSKHAVEAISASFRRELMPYGVDVIIIGPGNVRTPIWNKAARLNEYDHTSYKKAYRNFIDYALEGEKKGMAPEEIAEVILNACEARQASSRYAPVAQKVINWILPRSFSDRTLDKIFYKNFKMGV encoded by the coding sequence ATGACTCAAAAAACGGTTGTGATTACTGGTGTTTCTTCTGGTATTGGAAACGCTACGGCCAAGCTTTATCTTTCTAAAGGATATAGAGTGTTTGGATCTGTAAGAAATGTCAATGATGCTCAAAAGCTGAAAGCCTTATTGGGTTTTGACTTTTACCCTTTGATAATGGATGTATGTCAATTGGATGAAATTGAAAAATGTGCAGAAGTTGTTAGAAAAGAGCTAAATGGAAAACCTCTGGATTGTTTGATTAACAATGCTGGAATGGCATTGGCTGGTCCCCTAGAATATCAGAACATTCAAGAAATACAGAATATTTTTGATGTAAATGTTATAGGATTGATTAAAGCGACAAGGGCTTTCCTGCCAATGTTAAAGGTAAGAGACTTTAACACTAACAGAGCGGGAAAGGTAATCAACATCAGTTCTGTTGCCGGTAAGATATCGGCTCCTTTTTTAGGGGCATATGCCTCGTCCAAACATGCTGTTGAAGCGATATCTGCAAGTTTCAGAAGGGAACTTATGCCTTATGGAGTAGATGTGATCATTATTGGTCCTGGTAATGTACGCACTCCTATCTGGAATAAGGCAGCAAGACTGAATGAGTATGACCATACCAGCTATAAAAAAGCATACAGAAACTTTATTGACTATGCACTGGAAGGGGAGAAAAAAGGTATGGCTCCGGAAGAAATTGCTGAGGTTATATTGAATGCCTGTGAAGCAAGACAGGCCTCTTCCAGATATGCGCCCGTTGCACAAAAGGTCATTAACTGGATATTGCCAAGGTCTTTTTCAGATAGGACTTTAGATAAAATTTTCTACAAAAATTTTAAAATGGGAGTTTGA
- a CDS encoding PAS domain-containing sensor histidine kinase — MSSRSSLASKSKHLGFLSGEGEMALLTKTFDWCKTSVGAIEQWPQSLKTVVSMVLSSKFPMFIWWGEELIQFYNDAYRPSLGNNGKHPLALGQKGKDCWKEIWTIIYPLINQVMTTGEATWSEDQLIPIYRNGKIEDVYWTFGYSPIIDDSGGIGGVLVVCNETTEKVLNSIKLKESKDQLHFAIESAELATWEYSPLTHTFKCNNRLKDWLGIPVNAEISLEEAINNVASVEQVTVRDAIKQSLDSSSGGLFNVVCTILHSKTGAERIVRAKGRSYFDLKGKPYRFSGIIQDITDEEIAKKELADNRKSLELRNAELLKINNDLDNFIYTASHDLKAPISNIEGLLQAYMTEGSFDEEQQSLIDMMLFSIERFKTTIKDLTEISKVQRVSNQEPEELTFSEIYNEVILDIRELIKASKEPLIVADFKIDKIRYSRKNLRSIIYNLLSNALKYSSPERRPEIHLSTRLADDFILLAISDNGLGINQESQHKVFNMFERAHQHVEGSGVGLYIIKRIIENFGGKIEIQSTENVGTNFYVYLKNL; from the coding sequence ATGTCATCTAGATCTTCTCTGGCTTCAAAATCAAAACACCTGGGGTTTCTTTCAGGAGAAGGAGAAATGGCATTACTCACCAAGACATTTGATTGGTGTAAGACTTCTGTAGGGGCAATAGAGCAATGGCCCCAAAGCCTCAAGACTGTTGTATCTATGGTTTTGTCTTCAAAGTTCCCAATGTTTATTTGGTGGGGAGAAGAGCTAATTCAGTTTTATAATGATGCATATCGCCCTAGTTTAGGAAATAATGGGAAACATCCTCTTGCACTTGGCCAAAAGGGAAAGGATTGCTGGAAGGAAATCTGGACCATTATTTATCCCTTGATAAATCAGGTGATGACCACTGGGGAAGCTACCTGGAGTGAAGATCAACTAATTCCTATTTACAGAAATGGCAAAATAGAAGATGTTTACTGGACATTTGGGTATAGCCCAATAATTGATGATTCAGGCGGAATAGGCGGGGTGTTAGTTGTTTGCAACGAAACAACTGAAAAGGTTCTTAATTCAATTAAGCTAAAAGAGAGTAAAGATCAATTGCATTTCGCAATAGAATCTGCCGAATTGGCTACCTGGGAATACAGTCCTTTAACTCATACCTTTAAATGCAACAACAGGTTAAAAGATTGGTTGGGAATTCCTGTGAATGCAGAGATAAGCTTGGAAGAGGCTATTAATAATGTTGCAAGCGTCGAACAGGTTACTGTCAGAGATGCCATTAAACAATCGCTGGATTCCAGTTCTGGGGGATTATTTAATGTTGTCTGTACAATACTACATTCGAAAACCGGAGCAGAGCGTATCGTAAGGGCAAAGGGCAGAAGTTATTTTGATCTCAAAGGCAAACCTTACAGATTTAGTGGGATTATTCAGGACATAACTGATGAGGAAATAGCCAAAAAAGAACTGGCAGATAACCGGAAAAGTCTTGAATTAAGGAATGCCGAACTCTTAAAGATTAATAATGATCTGGATAATTTTATTTATACAGCATCTCACGATCTGAAAGCTCCGATCTCCAACATTGAAGGGCTCCTTCAGGCTTATATGACGGAGGGATCATTTGATGAAGAGCAGCAATCATTAATTGATATGATGCTTTTCTCTATTGAAAGGTTTAAAACAACAATTAAGGATCTGACAGAAATTAGCAAAGTGCAGAGAGTAAGTAATCAAGAACCTGAAGAACTTACTTTTTCTGAGATCTATAATGAGGTAATCCTTGATATAAGGGAGCTTATAAAGGCCAGTAAAGAGCCTCTTATAGTTGCAGATTTCAAAATCGATAAGATCAGATATTCAAGAAAAAATCTGAGAAGTATTATATATAATCTTTTATCTAATGCATTGAAATACTCTTCTCCTGAGAGAAGACCAGAGATTCATTTGTCTACCCGGCTGGCAGATGATTTTATTTTGCTTGCAATATCTGATAATGGTCTAGGGATAAATCAGGAAAGTCAGCATAAGGTTTTTAATATGTTTGAACGGGCTCATCAGCATGTAGAGGGAAGTGGAGTAGGCCTGTATATTATCAAAAGAATTATAGAGAATTTCGGAGGGAAAATTGAAATTCAAAGTACAGAAAACGTTGGAACAAACTTTTATGTGTATCTGAAAAACTTGTAA